From Streptomyces sp. NBC_01426, a single genomic window includes:
- a CDS encoding AfsA-related hotdog domain-containing protein, translating into MEAPLLDAPVSPTTPVAPAYDRTVPRALVHRWALSEVFLTDSIATGEGTFTAAAQLPLSHGYFRDHVPGRDFHDPLLVLESCRQAVTYASHLHEEVPRDTTFMVTSWTLDITDPEALRCGERPGELRMEAQVTDRARRGGRLRRLAFAMDLTLDGRTLGHLTMDTNCTPTDQYRALRRMQRGTTVPTAFTLPADPDGAPVAPALVRRLDPLNSVLDAVHQDPGTLTARLSPRTYRNRSMYDHPYDHVPAMVFSEAARQCALLLAAEGTSTTEGTSTTEDTVPSTPEAGSGRVLRLHGRFLKFAELDEHVRLTAAREEDGSRQAFRMSAVQQDETVAEVRVALG; encoded by the coding sequence GTGGAAGCCCCCCTCCTCGACGCACCCGTCAGCCCCACCACACCCGTCGCCCCCGCCTACGACCGGACCGTGCCCCGCGCGCTCGTCCACCGCTGGGCCCTGTCCGAGGTGTTCCTCACCGACTCCATCGCCACCGGCGAGGGCACCTTCACCGCCGCCGCTCAACTGCCCCTCTCCCACGGATACTTCCGCGACCACGTACCGGGCCGCGACTTCCACGACCCGCTGCTCGTCCTGGAGAGCTGCCGCCAGGCGGTCACCTACGCCTCGCACCTCCACGAGGAGGTGCCCCGCGACACGACGTTCATGGTCACGTCCTGGACGCTCGACATCACCGACCCCGAAGCCCTCCGATGCGGCGAACGCCCCGGGGAACTGCGCATGGAGGCACAGGTCACCGACCGCGCACGGCGCGGCGGACGGCTGCGCCGGCTGGCCTTCGCCATGGACCTCACGCTCGACGGCCGCACCCTGGGCCACCTCACCATGGACACCAACTGCACCCCCACCGACCAGTACCGCGCACTGCGCCGCATGCAGCGCGGCACCACCGTCCCCACGGCGTTCACCCTGCCCGCCGATCCGGACGGAGCCCCGGTCGCCCCGGCCCTGGTACGCCGACTCGACCCCTTGAACAGCGTCCTCGACGCCGTACACCAGGACCCGGGCACCCTCACCGCCCGCCTGAGCCCCCGTACGTACCGCAACCGCAGCATGTACGACCACCCCTACGACCACGTCCCGGCGATGGTCTTCAGCGAGGCGGCACGCCAGTGCGCCCTGCTGCTCGCCGCGGAGGGAACCTCCACCACCGAGGGCACCTCCACCACCGAGGACACCGTCCCCTCCACGCCGGAGGCCGGATCCGGACGCGTACTGCGCCTGCACGGTCGTTTCCTGAAGTTCGCCGAGCTGGACGAGCACGTGCGTCTCACCGCCGCACGCGAGGAAGACGGCAGCCGGCAGGCCTTCCGGATGAGCGCGGTCCAGCAGGACGAGACGGTCGCCGAAGTACGTGTGGCGCTGGGCTGA
- a CDS encoding aldo/keto reductase, with amino-acid sequence MRYRYLGRTGLQVSELSFGAATLGNPGAFGGLPGANWSQFGVNAGDDAVRLVHACHDAGVNFFDTADVYRDGECEELLGLALKDRRDKAVIATKARFRTDPDDINAAGSSRHHLVRAVEASLRRLGTDYIDVLYLHGTDPRTSLEETLTALDDLVRAGKLRYIGCSNFPGWQLMKALDISDRRNLTRFSAYQGYYNLGARELEHEIVPAAADQGVGITVWSPLAGGFFSGKYRRGQDVSADFRLAHEGPASIAPLTDREQAYDVVEVLDGIARERGVSIAQVALNWVLAKPAVTSVVFGASRPGQLQDNLGTVEWELTTEERQRLDAASDRPAPYPYWHMRAIAGDRDLPGDIRP; translated from the coding sequence ATGCGTTACCGCTATCTCGGCCGCACCGGCCTCCAGGTCTCCGAGCTCTCCTTCGGGGCGGCCACCCTCGGCAACCCCGGCGCGTTCGGCGGACTGCCCGGCGCGAACTGGTCCCAGTTCGGGGTCAACGCGGGCGACGACGCCGTCCGCCTCGTCCACGCCTGCCACGACGCGGGCGTCAACTTCTTCGACACCGCCGACGTCTACCGGGACGGCGAGTGCGAGGAACTGCTCGGACTGGCCCTGAAGGACCGCCGCGACAAGGCCGTCATCGCCACCAAGGCCCGCTTCCGCACCGACCCCGACGACATCAACGCCGCCGGCTCCTCCCGCCACCACCTGGTGCGCGCCGTCGAGGCGAGCCTGCGCCGCCTCGGCACCGACTACATCGACGTGCTCTACCTCCACGGCACCGACCCGCGAACCTCCCTGGAGGAGACCCTCACGGCCCTCGACGACCTGGTGCGCGCCGGGAAGCTGCGCTACATCGGTTGCTCGAACTTCCCCGGCTGGCAGCTGATGAAGGCACTCGACATCTCCGACCGGCGCAACCTCACCCGCTTCTCCGCCTACCAGGGCTACTACAACCTGGGAGCGCGCGAACTGGAGCACGAGATCGTGCCCGCCGCCGCCGACCAGGGCGTGGGCATCACCGTGTGGAGCCCGCTCGCGGGCGGATTCTTCAGCGGGAAGTACCGGCGCGGCCAGGACGTCTCCGCGGACTTCCGTCTGGCACACGAGGGCCCCGCCTCCATCGCCCCGCTCACCGACCGCGAGCAGGCCTACGACGTGGTCGAGGTGCTCGACGGCATCGCCCGCGAGCGCGGTGTCTCCATCGCCCAGGTCGCCCTCAACTGGGTGCTCGCCAAGCCCGCCGTGACGTCCGTGGTCTTCGGCGCCAGCCGCCCCGGCCAGCTCCAGGACAACCTCGGCACCGTCGAGTGGGAACTCACCACCGAGGAGCGGCAGCGCCTCGACGCGGCGAGCGACCGGCCCGCCCCCTACCCGTACTGGCACATGCGCGCGATCGCCGGCGACCGGGACCTGCCCGGAGACATCAGGCCCTGA
- a CDS encoding DUF6042 family protein: protein MVALEPPAPWTEQDREDHLQRVMRNGWSRMRPFSFMFLLLGAGLAESGATREELTSALRSRENPEGDWAAACWEDAEDLDEEERTRRPKLIATADRYAAHHGRPPLRTHADVLDLLLAAGVVHEVPDAAGGAPRLFPQVPVPSPADVFPLDEEEAAVQRQMLSDSAYEGASQRVIQMFEPEGARHKEIVTSLDRLARLIEGDPEDAREAVRLVTGNGDFTTSLDVSGLAPHKVFRIQCDWEQFDRTRLTFHGMTEDEKLAVTLPGDLS from the coding sequence GTGGTCGCCTTGGAGCCGCCCGCACCGTGGACGGAGCAGGATCGCGAGGACCACCTGCAACGAGTGATGCGGAACGGCTGGTCGCGTATGCGGCCGTTCTCGTTCATGTTCCTGCTCCTGGGAGCGGGCCTCGCCGAGAGCGGTGCCACGCGCGAGGAACTCACGTCGGCACTTCGCAGCAGGGAGAACCCCGAAGGTGATTGGGCGGCCGCCTGCTGGGAGGACGCCGAGGACCTTGACGAGGAGGAACGCACCAGGCGGCCGAAGCTGATCGCGACCGCCGATCGGTATGCGGCCCACCATGGCCGGCCGCCCCTGCGCACCCACGCCGACGTACTGGACCTGCTGCTGGCCGCCGGCGTCGTCCACGAGGTTCCCGACGCGGCCGGCGGCGCCCCGCGCCTGTTCCCGCAGGTGCCCGTACCGAGCCCCGCGGACGTGTTCCCCCTCGACGAAGAGGAGGCCGCCGTTCAGCGGCAGATGCTGAGCGACAGCGCGTACGAGGGCGCGAGCCAACGCGTCATACAGATGTTCGAGCCCGAGGGTGCGCGCCACAAGGAGATCGTGACCAGCCTGGACCGGCTGGCCCGGCTCATCGAGGGCGATCCTGAGGACGCGCGCGAGGCGGTCCGCCTCGTGACGGGAAACGGCGACTTCACCACGTCCCTTGACGTCTCCGGCCTCGCTCCGCACAAGGTCTTCCGCATCCAGTGCGACTGGGAGCAGTTCGACAGGACGCGGTTGACCTTCCACGGCATGACCGAGGACGAAAAGCTCGCGGTGACACTGCCCGGCGACCTGTCCTGA
- a CDS encoding beta-ketoacyl synthase N-terminal-like domain-containing protein — MSIVDDQQRPAVTSRTVVPMALDTAGVISAAGVGLRPLADALRRGRADGGEPPAAGEAESYPPLALCPADFAAADLLGAKGLNRLTRAEHLGMAACAVALEPVPDRSGTGVVLGSAVGSSAGVGRFTRDSFVQERPYMVNPSAFPGTLMNSVAGRMAIRHGLTDANATVSGGPTASLHALRFARNTLVAGHARRLLAGGVEELSPQSAWAWHRARALAPGTALGEGAAVFALRTDPDGATGEGPLALVLAVETGFAAAGPLAVGRRLTTCVRNALARSGVGAADVAVVAPGAAGRRGWAAVEERALRAALDGPDGLAGRHLLRVQEVLGETHAASAALQIAAVVARWHDPHLDTRGERAALVTSVGPDGSVGCAVLLHPHADA, encoded by the coding sequence ATGAGCATCGTGGACGACCAACAGCGTCCGGCCGTCACCTCGCGGACGGTGGTTCCCATGGCACTGGATACCGCCGGGGTGATCAGCGCCGCCGGCGTGGGGCTGCGACCGCTCGCCGACGCCCTGCGGCGGGGCCGGGCGGACGGCGGTGAGCCGCCCGCCGCCGGCGAGGCGGAGAGCTATCCGCCCCTCGCCCTGTGCCCGGCGGACTTCGCGGCAGCCGACCTCCTCGGGGCCAAGGGACTGAACCGGCTGACACGGGCCGAACACCTGGGCATGGCCGCCTGCGCCGTGGCCCTCGAACCGGTCCCCGACCGGTCCGGGACCGGCGTGGTCCTCGGCAGCGCCGTCGGCAGCAGCGCAGGCGTCGGCCGCTTCACCCGGGACAGCTTCGTCCAGGAACGCCCCTACATGGTGAACCCGTCGGCCTTCCCGGGGACCCTCATGAACTCGGTGGCAGGCCGCATGGCCATCCGCCACGGCCTCACCGACGCGAACGCCACCGTCTCCGGCGGACCGACGGCCTCCCTGCACGCACTGCGGTTCGCCCGGAACACCCTGGTGGCCGGCCACGCACGCCGGCTGCTGGCCGGTGGCGTGGAGGAACTGTCGCCCCAGAGCGCCTGGGCCTGGCACCGGGCCCGGGCGCTCGCACCGGGCACCGCACTCGGCGAGGGCGCCGCCGTGTTCGCCCTGCGGACCGACCCGGACGGGGCCACGGGCGAGGGCCCCCTCGCCCTCGTCCTGGCCGTCGAGACCGGCTTCGCCGCGGCCGGGCCCCTCGCCGTGGGCCGTCGCCTCACCACCTGCGTACGGAACGCACTCGCCCGCAGCGGGGTCGGCGCCGCCGACGTCGCCGTGGTGGCACCCGGTGCGGCCGGCCGGCGAGGCTGGGCGGCCGTCGAGGAACGCGCCCTGCGCGCGGCGCTCGACGGCCCCGACGGCCTCGCCGGCCGGCACCTCCTGCGGGTGCAGGAGGTCCTCGGCGAGACCCACGCGGCGAGCGCCGCCCTCCAGATCGCCGCCGTCGTCGCCCGCTGGCACGACCCCCACCTCGACACCCGCGGCGAACGGGCCGCCCTCGTCACCTCCGTCGGACCGGACGGCTCGGTCGGCTGCGCCGTCCTGCTGCACCCGCACGCGGACGCCTGA
- a CDS encoding HAD family hydrolase — protein MTTALPTTTHGVAFFDVDETLTTVKTMFDFYDFFLNAVGHTPEEQQRLRQDARDLLRPGLPREEGNRLFYRRFAGYRAERTQAAGREWFAQHLRRGGFFHRDVLEALTTHRERGLATVLVSGSFAAALDPVAAHVGADVVLCTRPEIQDGVYTGEVLTTMIGDAKTRAARELLAERAIAPEDCHAYGDHVSDLGLLRLVGHPVVVGDHPDLLAEAGRSGWHHLTGIPA, from the coding sequence GTGACCACGGCACTGCCGACGACCACGCACGGCGTCGCGTTCTTCGACGTCGACGAGACGCTCACCACCGTCAAGACCATGTTCGACTTCTACGACTTCTTCCTGAACGCCGTCGGGCACACCCCAGAGGAACAGCAACGGCTCCGCCAGGACGCTCGCGACCTGCTGCGCCCCGGCCTGCCCCGGGAAGAGGGCAACCGGCTCTTCTACCGACGATTCGCCGGCTACCGCGCCGAGCGGACGCAGGCCGCCGGGCGGGAGTGGTTCGCACAACACCTGCGCCGCGGCGGCTTCTTCCACCGGGACGTCCTCGAAGCGCTCACGACCCATCGGGAGCGCGGGCTGGCCACGGTCCTGGTCTCCGGCTCCTTCGCCGCCGCCCTGGACCCCGTGGCCGCCCACGTCGGCGCCGACGTGGTGCTGTGCACGCGCCCGGAGATCCAGGACGGGGTCTACACCGGGGAAGTGCTGACGACGATGATCGGCGACGCCAAGACCCGGGCCGCCCGGGAACTGCTGGCCGAGCGCGCGATCGCCCCCGAGGACTGCCACGCCTACGGCGACCACGTCTCCGACCTGGGACTCCTCCGGCTCGTCGGCCATCCGGTCGTCGTCGGCGACCATCCGGACCTGCTGGCGGAGGCCGGCCGAAGCGGCTGGCACCACCTGACCGGCATCCCGGCCTGA
- a CDS encoding acyl carrier protein, translating into MTDIAISEDRRAQVRAIVADVLEVDADALTDESSFAEDFDADSLLIIEIFSRFERDLGIRIPQEDLTELDELPSAYRLVEKHSTPEALGV; encoded by the coding sequence ATGACCGACATCGCGATATCCGAGGACCGGCGCGCCCAGGTACGGGCCATCGTCGCGGACGTCCTCGAAGTGGACGCGGACGCCCTGACCGACGAGAGCAGCTTCGCCGAGGACTTCGACGCGGACTCGCTGCTGATCATCGAGATCTTCTCGCGCTTCGAACGCGACCTCGGCATCCGGATCCCGCAGGAGGACCTCACCGAGCTCGACGAACTGCCCAGCGCCTACCGCCTGGTCGAGAAGCACAGCACCCCGGAGGCGCTGGGTGTCTGA
- a CDS encoding SDR family NAD(P)-dependent oxidoreductase translates to MHLVGDPFPALGGDGGQHAVLAREVPVRRSPAHNLFGHIAVTQALMPALLRAKGRVINIGSVGGKVATATYGAYALIAARGIAAANEPMRAGRFDCQMIGSSDVYGYPY, encoded by the coding sequence GTGCACCTGGTCGGCGATCCGTTCCCAGCTCTGGGTGGCGATGGCGGTCAGCACGCTGTCCTTGCCCGTGAAGTGCCGGTACGGCGCTCCCCGGCTCACAACCTGTTCGGCCACATCGCCGTCACCCAGGCGCTCATGCCCGCGCTGCTGCGCGCCAAGGGCCGCGTGATCAACATCGGTTCGGTCGGCGGCAAGGTCGCCACGGCCACCTACGGCGCGTACGCGCTGATCGCCGCCCGCGGGATCGCCGCGGCGAACGAGCCGATGCGGGCCGGCCGATTCGACTGTCAGATGATCGGATCGAGTGACGTGTACGGCTATCCGTACTGA
- a CDS encoding ketoacyl-ACP synthase III family protein, producing the protein MRPTEPVGIVTAGLWLPEGRSLASEAVASGRLRRSDAAALGHESVPDAGAVAPPDAAVLAARGVLDAAGLTGDGLDVLAHAWMYHQGHDLWSPAHYVARRLDALRALPIGIQQVCNGGAAAMGLVMAWLASSAPDASARPRLGLVTTGDRFAEPGFDRWAGDFGVAYGDAGTAVLLRRPAADGDVLLLRSIAMVADPLLEEMHRGADPFSPVARGHRDRVDMRATKRAYLRTHGALPFTSSNRRAIRTIVSQALADGGMDGRDPRLTHVVLPRFGAKTLAEAWIPVLAEQVGGAHLLDLGRETGHLGAGDALAGLAELVARGLPAPGSSALVFSAGAGFTWSCLLVESPAR; encoded by the coding sequence ATGAGACCGACCGAGCCGGTGGGCATTGTGACGGCCGGGCTGTGGTTGCCCGAGGGGCGCTCGCTCGCCTCGGAGGCTGTTGCCTCGGGGCGGTTGCGCCGCAGCGACGCGGCGGCCCTGGGGCACGAGAGCGTTCCGGACGCGGGGGCGGTGGCCCCGCCCGACGCGGCGGTCCTCGCGGCCCGCGGGGTGCTGGACGCGGCGGGCCTGACGGGCGACGGGCTGGATGTGCTGGCGCATGCGTGGATGTACCACCAGGGGCACGACCTGTGGTCGCCCGCGCACTACGTGGCCCGCCGCCTCGATGCCCTGCGGGCCCTGCCGATCGGCATCCAGCAGGTGTGCAACGGCGGCGCCGCCGCCATGGGGCTGGTGATGGCGTGGCTGGCCTCGTCGGCCCCGGACGCCTCGGCGCGGCCGCGGCTGGGCCTGGTGACCACGGGAGACCGCTTCGCCGAGCCCGGTTTCGACCGCTGGGCGGGCGACTTCGGAGTGGCGTACGGGGACGCCGGTACGGCCGTGCTGCTGCGCCGTCCCGCCGCCGACGGCGACGTGCTGTTGCTGCGGTCGATCGCGATGGTCGCGGACCCGCTGCTGGAGGAGATGCACCGCGGCGCGGACCCCTTCTCCCCGGTGGCCCGCGGGCATCGCGACCGGGTCGACATGCGCGCGACCAAGCGGGCCTACCTGCGCACCCACGGGGCGCTGCCGTTCACCTCCTCCAACCGTCGGGCCATCCGCACGATCGTCTCGCAGGCGCTGGCCGACGGGGGCATGGACGGGCGCGACCCGCGCCTGACCCATGTCGTGCTGCCCCGGTTCGGTGCCAAGACGCTGGCCGAGGCGTGGATCCCGGTGCTGGCGGAGCAGGTGGGCGGGGCGCACCTGCTCGACCTCGGCCGGGAGACCGGGCATCTGGGCGCGGGCGACGCGCTCGCGGGTCTCGCCGAGTTGGTGGCGCGTGGTCTGCCCGCGCCCGGGTCCAGTGCCCTCGTGTTCAGCGCGGGGGCCGGCTTCACCTGGTCGTGCCTGCTGGTGGAGTCCCCGGCGCGATGA
- a CDS encoding RES family NAD+ phosphorylase, translating into MDRATTHRDISLIPAPERGIWRLGKAKNPIKYEFISEDDAHTAGGNRWSLATHGTLYCASEHEGCFAETLAAFRVDPAMRDLIADDWKEPYYLTPGKIPRDWTTAHTLIRLQPVKEARFLDVDDEATLDTLTRELHRELAAHRVGRLTTEHIQGFNHRVTRVIAAWATAQRTGPTHQDGLIQGIAYRSRFGRRRCWALFSGVDFKQEESSLVFPEAEALRTVAEEYGLTML; encoded by the coding sequence ATGGACAGGGCGACAACACATCGGGACATCAGCCTGATCCCGGCCCCCGAACGCGGCATCTGGCGCCTGGGCAAAGCGAAGAACCCGATCAAGTACGAGTTCATCAGCGAGGACGACGCCCACACCGCCGGGGGAAACCGCTGGAGCCTGGCCACCCACGGCACCCTCTACTGCGCCTCCGAACACGAGGGGTGTTTCGCGGAGACCCTCGCCGCCTTCCGCGTCGACCCCGCCATGCGCGACCTCATCGCGGACGACTGGAAGGAGCCGTACTACCTGACCCCCGGCAAGATCCCCCGGGACTGGACCACGGCTCACACGCTGATCCGCTTACAGCCCGTCAAGGAAGCCCGCTTCCTTGACGTCGACGACGAGGCGACGCTCGACACCCTGACCCGGGAACTCCACCGGGAACTCGCGGCCCACCGCGTGGGCCGGCTCACCACGGAGCACATCCAGGGCTTCAACCACCGCGTCACCCGCGTGATCGCCGCATGGGCGACGGCCCAGCGGACCGGCCCCACCCACCAGGACGGTCTCATCCAGGGCATCGCCTACCGCTCCCGGTTCGGGCGGCGCCGCTGCTGGGCCCTGTTCTCGGGGGTCGATTTCAAGCAGGAGGAATCCAGCCTCGTCTTTCCCGAGGCCGAGGCATTGCGCACCGTCGCCGAGGAGTACGGCCTCACCATGCTCTGA
- a CDS encoding XRE family transcriptional regulator — translation MTPQPQITVAKSVVSAERAHAITVRMHIDEIARFLQDNLGQRLTARLAGISDPKQVGRWASGDSVPRHDAEERLRAALQVFQLIQDAESLYTARAWMIGMNPQLEDQAPAQCIADGRLRDVMVAARAYVDGG, via the coding sequence ATGACTCCGCAGCCCCAGATCACCGTCGCCAAGAGCGTCGTCAGTGCCGAACGGGCCCACGCCATCACCGTGCGCATGCACATCGATGAGATCGCCCGGTTCCTCCAGGACAACCTCGGCCAGCGCCTGACCGCCCGTCTGGCCGGCATCAGCGACCCCAAGCAGGTCGGTCGGTGGGCATCCGGGGACAGCGTCCCTCGGCACGACGCCGAGGAACGTCTGCGCGCGGCCCTCCAGGTGTTCCAGCTCATCCAGGACGCCGAAAGCCTCTACACCGCCCGCGCCTGGATGATCGGCATGAACCCACAGCTCGAAGACCAGGCGCCGGCCCAGTGCATCGCCGACGGACGACTTCGCGACGTCATGGTGGCCGCCCGAGCGTACGTGGACGGCGGCTGA
- a CDS encoding MFS transporter produces MPIAVIALSLSGFAIGVAEFIIAGILPDIGADLAVSIPTAGLLVSGYALGVVIGAPGLTVLCARTERRTLLIRLMLVFLAGTILSALAPTYGLLMAGRVLSALAHGAFFGVAMVVASDLVPEDRKGRAVSMVAAGLTLSTILGVPAGTFIGQHFGWRWAFWMVALFAAVGLAGIASLVPRTPAPEGTGLRSELKVLRRPQVLLVLLTTVLGFGGVMTSYTYIAEMVTGVTGFTDDAVTLIMVLFGVGMFVGNLISGRLADRAPRTAMCGALALLTLVLGAFTFTVHDKAATCVTVFLFGAATFATISPLQMRIMAKADGAPTLASASNIAAFNLANAAGPLLGGRIIDAGFGYPALNWAGALVTLVGLLLAGLGVAAERKEHATTAATTPAAGSPSGSAATH; encoded by the coding sequence GTGCCCATCGCCGTCATCGCCCTGTCCCTCAGCGGTTTCGCCATCGGAGTCGCCGAGTTCATCATCGCGGGGATCCTCCCCGACATCGGAGCGGACCTCGCCGTATCCATCCCCACCGCGGGACTCCTGGTGTCCGGGTACGCGCTCGGCGTCGTCATCGGCGCCCCCGGCCTCACCGTCCTGTGCGCCCGCACCGAACGCAGGACCCTGCTGATCCGGCTCATGCTGGTCTTCCTCGCCGGAACGATCCTGTCCGCCCTCGCCCCCACCTACGGGCTCCTCATGGCGGGCCGCGTGCTCTCCGCCCTCGCCCACGGCGCGTTCTTCGGTGTCGCCATGGTGGTCGCCTCCGATCTCGTCCCCGAGGACCGCAAGGGCCGCGCCGTGTCGATGGTCGCCGCGGGTCTCACCCTCTCCACCATCCTCGGCGTCCCGGCGGGCACCTTCATCGGCCAGCACTTCGGCTGGCGCTGGGCCTTCTGGATGGTCGCCCTCTTCGCCGCCGTGGGCCTGGCCGGCATCGCCTCCCTCGTGCCCCGGACCCCGGCGCCCGAGGGCACCGGGCTGCGCTCCGAACTCAAGGTGCTCCGCCGCCCGCAGGTGCTGCTGGTCCTGCTCACCACCGTGCTCGGCTTCGGCGGCGTCATGACCTCGTACACCTACATCGCCGAAATGGTCACCGGGGTCACCGGCTTCACCGACGACGCCGTCACCCTGATCATGGTGCTGTTCGGCGTCGGCATGTTCGTCGGCAACCTGATCAGCGGCCGGCTCGCGGACCGCGCCCCCAGGACCGCCATGTGCGGCGCGCTGGCACTGCTCACCCTCGTCCTCGGAGCGTTCACCTTCACGGTGCACGACAAAGCGGCCACCTGCGTGACCGTGTTCCTCTTCGGCGCGGCCACCTTCGCCACCATCTCCCCGCTCCAGATGCGGATCATGGCCAAGGCCGACGGCGCCCCCACGCTCGCCTCGGCGTCCAACATCGCCGCCTTCAACCTCGCCAACGCCGCGGGCCCGCTGCTCGGCGGCAGGATCATCGACGCCGGCTTCGGCTACCCCGCCCTCAACTGGGCCGGCGCCCTCGTCACCCTCGTCGGACTCCTCCTCGCCGGCCTGGGCGTGGCCGCGGAGCGCAAGGAGCACGCCACCACGGCCGCCACCACGCCTGCCGCCGGCTCACCGAGCGGCAGCGCCGCCACGCACTGA
- a CDS encoding beta-ketoacyl-[acyl-carrier-protein] synthase family protein, with product MSDEAPGTGRRVVVTGLGAVSSLGLGARAVTAAIRAGRSGIGPIGQFDGTGFERTLAGEVRGFHAEMHLRGTDPARWGRSGRFAAAAARMAVTDAGVNPAALSAGRTASCFGTTNGESQVMEGLTRQWVDDGLAALDPVLAGRADAGRIAAAVSAELDLSGESVTFGTACAAGNYAIGYGFDLVRTGEADAVLCGGSDASNRATHAGFHRLGALAADVPRPFDEHRDGIVTAEGAAALLLEPLDTALSRGARIYAEVLGYGMTCDARHMTNPDAASIAECVRRAHHHAGIKPGDVDYICAHGTGTRANDSTETAAVREVFTDGPPPISSIKSMLGHTMGAAAAFGALVCCAALSEGFLPPSATLRRVDPALGPDLDCVQGRARAARPRIVQNHGFAFGGNNAVTIFGEFTA from the coding sequence GTGTCTGACGAGGCCCCCGGCACCGGGCGCCGCGTCGTGGTCACCGGGCTCGGCGCGGTGAGCAGCCTCGGGCTCGGCGCCCGCGCGGTCACCGCGGCGATCCGGGCCGGGCGCAGCGGCATCGGCCCGATCGGACAGTTCGACGGCACGGGCTTCGAACGGACCCTCGCCGGCGAAGTGCGCGGCTTCCACGCGGAGATGCACCTGCGGGGCACCGATCCCGCGCGGTGGGGGCGCAGCGGCCGCTTCGCCGCCGCGGCGGCGCGGATGGCGGTCACGGACGCCGGGGTGAATCCGGCGGCGCTGTCCGCGGGGCGCACCGCGAGCTGCTTCGGAACGACCAACGGCGAGTCACAGGTGATGGAAGGCCTGACCCGACAGTGGGTGGACGACGGCCTCGCCGCGCTCGACCCGGTGCTCGCGGGTCGGGCCGACGCCGGCCGGATCGCCGCCGCCGTCAGTGCCGAACTCGACCTGAGCGGCGAATCCGTCACCTTCGGAACCGCCTGCGCCGCCGGCAACTACGCCATCGGCTACGGCTTCGACCTGGTCCGCACCGGAGAGGCGGACGCCGTACTGTGCGGCGGATCCGACGCCTCCAACCGGGCCACCCACGCCGGATTCCATCGGCTCGGGGCCCTCGCCGCCGACGTGCCCCGTCCCTTCGACGAGCACCGCGACGGCATCGTCACCGCGGAGGGCGCGGCGGCCCTGCTCCTGGAGCCCCTCGACACGGCGTTGTCACGCGGCGCCCGGATCTACGCCGAGGTCCTCGGCTACGGCATGACCTGCGACGCCCGCCACATGACCAACCCGGACGCCGCGTCGATCGCCGAGTGCGTCCGGCGCGCCCACCACCACGCCGGCATCAAGCCCGGCGACGTGGACTACATCTGCGCACACGGCACCGGCACCAGGGCCAACGACTCCACGGAGACGGCCGCCGTGCGCGAGGTGTTCACCGACGGCCCGCCGCCGATCAGCTCGATCAAGTCCATGCTCGGGCACACGATGGGGGCGGCAGCCGCCTTCGGCGCCCTGGTGTGCTGCGCCGCCCTGTCCGAGGGGTTCCTCCCGCCGAGCGCCACGCTCCGCCGAGTGGATCCGGCGCTCGGACCCGATCTCGACTGCGTCCAGGGGCGGGCCCGGGCCGCCCGGCCGCGCATCGTGCAGAACCACGGCTTCGCCTTCGGCGGGAACAACGCCGTCACCATCTTCGGAGAGTTCACCGCATGA